One Oryzomonas sagensis DNA segment encodes these proteins:
- a CDS encoding Ni/Fe hydrogenase subunit alpha, with protein MNQRITIDPITRLEGHGRIEIFLDDAGEVVSAYFQVPELRGFESFCVGRQAEEMPNITNRICGVCPEAHHIAAAKALDELFGTPCLPAAARIRELIYSAFFVTDHTTHFYCLGGPDFIVGPDAPKEERNILGVIRKVGLDAGKAVIACRARNHELIKKLGGRGVHLCGALPGGWSVAVTPEIADEARQIARQNIEFALFSLETFHRIVLGNAAYRDLVQGDLYAHQTYSMGTVDAHNAPNFYDGTIRVVDPAGNEFTRYRPQEYLDHIAEHVEPWTYVKFPYLKEIGWKGFVDGPASGVYQATPLARLNVADRMATPRAQAEFERFFDAFGCRGTGPGGRNSPVHHRLATHWARLIELLYAAERMQELADHPDLCDPKVRQAVSCRAGVGIGSVEAPRGTLTHHFTCDEHGILTSVNLVVGTTNNNAPIGMSIAKAAKGLIHKGVVSDGILNRVEMAFRLYDPCCSCATHAIGTAPLEVTVRRSDDGTILDRISRG; from the coding sequence ATGAACCAACGCATCACCATCGACCCCATCACCCGCCTTGAGGGGCACGGCAGGATCGAGATCTTTCTGGACGACGCCGGCGAGGTGGTTTCCGCCTACTTTCAGGTTCCCGAGCTGCGCGGCTTCGAGTCGTTCTGCGTCGGCCGCCAGGCCGAGGAGATGCCCAACATCACCAACCGCATCTGCGGGGTATGCCCCGAAGCCCACCACATCGCCGCGGCCAAGGCCCTCGACGAACTGTTCGGGACCCCCTGCCTCCCCGCGGCGGCCCGGATCCGGGAGTTGATCTACAGCGCGTTTTTCGTCACCGACCATACCACCCATTTCTACTGCCTCGGCGGACCCGATTTCATCGTCGGCCCCGATGCCCCCAAGGAAGAGCGCAATATCCTCGGCGTGATCCGCAAGGTCGGCCTGGATGCCGGCAAGGCGGTCATCGCCTGCCGGGCGCGTAATCACGAGCTGATCAAAAAACTCGGCGGCCGGGGCGTCCATCTCTGCGGCGCCCTGCCCGGAGGCTGGAGCGTGGCGGTCACCCCGGAGATCGCCGATGAGGCGCGGCAGATCGCCCGGCAGAACATCGAGTTCGCCCTGTTCTCCCTGGAAACCTTCCATAGGATCGTCCTGGGCAACGCGGCCTACCGGGACCTGGTGCAGGGCGACCTCTACGCCCACCAGACCTATTCCATGGGCACCGTGGACGCCCATAACGCCCCGAACTTCTACGACGGCACCATCCGGGTCGTGGACCCGGCCGGCAACGAGTTCACCCGCTACCGCCCCCAGGAGTACCTGGACCATATTGCCGAGCACGTGGAGCCGTGGACCTACGTCAAGTTCCCCTACCTGAAGGAGATCGGCTGGAAAGGGTTCGTGGACGGTCCCGCGAGCGGCGTCTACCAGGCAACCCCCCTGGCGCGGCTCAACGTGGCCGACCGGATGGCGACGCCCCGCGCCCAGGCCGAGTTCGAACGGTTCTTCGACGCCTTCGGCTGCCGCGGCACCGGCCCGGGCGGCCGCAATAGCCCGGTTCATCATCGGCTCGCCACCCACTGGGCGCGTCTGATAGAGTTGCTCTATGCGGCGGAACGGATGCAGGAGCTGGCCGACCACCCCGACCTGTGCGACCCGAAGGTGCGACAGGCCGTGTCGTGTCGTGCCGGTGTCGGTATCGGTTCCGTGGAGGCCCCACGCGGGACCCTGACGCACCATTTCACTTGCGATGAGCACGGCATCCTCACCAGCGTCAACCTGGTGGTCGGGACGACCAACAACAACGCCCCCATCGGCATGTCCATCGCCAAGGCCGCCAAGGGGCTGATCCATAAGGGCGTAGTCAGCGACGGCATCCTCAACCGGGTCGAGATGGCGTTCCGCCTGTACGATCCCTGCTGTTCCTGCGCAACCCACGCCATCGGCACCGCGCCGCTGGAGGTCACGGTTCGCCGCTCCGACGACGGCACCATTCTCGACCGGATCAGCCGGGGGTGA
- a CDS encoding hydrogenase maturation protease, which yields MMVVIGLGSPFLTDDSVGPRVVRELAGEEHPGVRFVEAHAGGLLLLEELSGTRGAIIIDALLDENLPPGEVVVSGIQRASHNAACSHDCGLPEALDIGRAMGMPLPDDSDISLVAVVARDVTTFSEALTPEVEAAVQRACTAVRSILARKNAGSPAEAS from the coding sequence ATGATGGTGGTCATCGGCCTGGGATCGCCGTTTCTCACGGATGACAGTGTCGGCCCCCGGGTCGTCCGGGAACTTGCCGGGGAGGAGCACCCCGGCGTCCGTTTTGTGGAGGCCCATGCCGGCGGCCTGTTGCTGTTGGAGGAGCTGTCCGGCACCCGGGGTGCCATCATCATCGATGCGTTGCTCGACGAGAACCTCCCCCCGGGCGAGGTGGTCGTGAGCGGCATCCAGAGGGCATCCCACAATGCGGCATGCAGCCACGATTGCGGTCTCCCCGAGGCGCTCGACATCGGCCGGGCCATGGGGATGCCGCTCCCCGACGACTCGGACATCAGCCTGGTGGCCGTGGTCGCCAGGGATGTCACCACATTCAGCGAAGCTCTTACTCCCGAGGTTGAAGCGGCCGTACAGCGGGCCTGCACCGCCGTCCGCTCCATCCTCGCCCGGAAAAATGCGGGGTCACCCGCGGAGGCGTCATGA
- a CDS encoding CoB--CoM heterodisulfide reductase iron-sulfur subunit A family protein: MNKQPKTAVILCTCSGIITEKIDWDTVRAHLAEHPDKPVVTTDELACGAENLEKLAAWLKEEKPERVVVAACSPREHERTFRTLLASAGINPYYLQMINVREQVAWVTADPAQATRKAARLIGAALKRVRHHRPLVERRVPVRTDVAVIGAGPAGIQAALTLARAGRRVTLIEREPFFGGMPVRFEELFPNLECGPCLLEPGMGELLHGPESEHIKLLTLTEVTEVKGSFGNWQLSLRQQPRYVNPELCIGCMVCAAVCPERRENPWNCGGELAAVDGPFVGALPNLPHVDATRCLKLNGQECGACLAECPVEGALDFGDTIRDSVVEVGAIIVATGAEELPVVPPAFAGKDNVFSAYAFERLLAMTGPSGGELVKGDGSAPASLAIVQCAGSFDDAVSYCSGTCCQAALKYAHIAAAKQEGLTVTRLIREQVVPGINAARLFGHDHSHVVRYGGLGDLTVAETPNGRVIVCGSNGAEVPADMIVLCGPTVPGSGTTQTARLLELGLDDAGFIAPIHALSGSFLSPLKGVYLAGTCRGPGDIREAFASGTAAAGVALSELVEGRDLTVDPQVAVVDAEQCAGCKSCIRVCPYKAISWDEATKAADISDILCRGCGTCVAVCPAGAITAQGFSRAMLRAEIEGVLS, encoded by the coding sequence ATGAACAAGCAACCCAAAACCGCCGTCATCCTGTGTACCTGCAGCGGCATCATCACCGAGAAGATTGATTGGGACACGGTACGGGCCCACCTGGCCGAACACCCGGACAAACCGGTCGTCACGACCGATGAGCTGGCCTGCGGTGCCGAGAATCTGGAAAAACTGGCCGCCTGGCTGAAGGAAGAAAAGCCGGAGCGGGTCGTGGTTGCGGCCTGTTCGCCGCGGGAGCACGAGAGGACCTTTCGCACCCTCCTGGCCTCGGCCGGCATCAACCCCTATTACCTCCAGATGATCAACGTCCGCGAACAGGTGGCGTGGGTTACCGCCGATCCCGCCCAGGCGACGCGCAAGGCGGCACGCCTGATCGGCGCGGCCCTGAAGCGGGTCCGGCACCACCGGCCGCTCGTGGAGCGCCGCGTCCCGGTACGGACCGACGTAGCCGTCATCGGCGCCGGCCCGGCCGGCATCCAGGCGGCCCTGACCCTGGCCCGGGCCGGCCGCAGGGTGACGCTGATCGAAAGGGAACCCTTTTTCGGCGGCATGCCGGTGCGCTTCGAAGAGCTGTTCCCCAACCTGGAGTGCGGTCCCTGCCTGCTTGAGCCGGGCATGGGCGAGCTGCTCCACGGGCCCGAAAGCGAGCACATCAAGCTCCTCACCCTGACGGAGGTGACCGAGGTCAAGGGGAGCTTCGGCAACTGGCAGCTCTCCCTGCGCCAACAGCCCCGGTACGTGAATCCCGAACTCTGCATCGGCTGCATGGTCTGCGCCGCCGTCTGCCCGGAACGCCGGGAAAACCCCTGGAACTGCGGCGGCGAACTGGCTGCCGTGGATGGCCCGTTTGTGGGCGCGCTCCCCAACCTGCCCCATGTGGATGCCACCCGCTGTCTGAAATTGAACGGTCAGGAATGCGGGGCCTGCCTGGCCGAATGCCCGGTGGAGGGCGCCCTTGACTTCGGCGACACAATCCGTGATAGTGTGGTGGAAGTTGGCGCCATCATCGTGGCCACCGGGGCCGAGGAGCTACCGGTCGTCCCGCCCGCTTTCGCGGGTAAGGACAATGTCTTCTCCGCCTATGCCTTCGAGCGGCTGCTGGCCATGACCGGTCCCAGCGGCGGCGAACTCGTCAAAGGGGACGGTTCCGCTCCCGCTTCCCTGGCCATCGTACAGTGCGCAGGGTCGTTCGACGACGCCGTCAGCTACTGTTCGGGCACCTGCTGCCAGGCGGCCCTGAAATATGCCCATATCGCCGCCGCAAAACAGGAGGGGCTGACCGTCACCCGCCTGATCAGGGAACAGGTGGTTCCCGGGATCAACGCCGCCCGCCTCTTCGGCCACGATCACAGTCATGTGGTCCGCTATGGCGGGCTCGGTGACCTGACGGTGGCCGAAACGCCGAATGGGCGTGTTATCGTCTGCGGATCGAACGGCGCCGAGGTCCCCGCGGACATGATCGTGCTCTGCGGGCCCACGGTGCCCGGCTCCGGAACGACGCAAACGGCACGCCTCCTGGAACTGGGCCTGGACGACGCCGGCTTCATCGCTCCGATTCATGCCCTCTCCGGCTCCTTTCTCAGCCCGCTCAAGGGTGTCTATCTGGCCGGCACCTGCCGCGGGCCGGGGGACATACGCGAGGCCTTTGCCTCGGGTACCGCGGCGGCCGGCGTTGCGCTCTCGGAACTGGTGGAGGGGCGCGACCTGACGGTCGATCCCCAGGTGGCGGTCGTGGATGCGGAGCAATGCGCCGGGTGCAAGAGCTGCATCAGGGTCTGCCCCTACAAGGCCATCTCCTGGGATGAGGCCACCAAGGCTGCCGATATATCGGACATTCTCTGCCGGGGCTGCGGCACCTGCGTGGCGGTTTGTCCGGCGGGCGCCATTACGGCCCAGGGGTTTTCCCGCGCCATGCTGCGCGCCGAAATTGAGGGGGTGCTATCATGA
- a CDS encoding hydrogenase iron-sulfur subunit, with amino-acid sequence MSCQTMPNAAAHPAPKMMSDGVPGEVRVVAFLCNWCSYAGADKTGMNQLPVPDELSVVRVMCSGRVEPTLILETFRKGADGVMVLACHPGDCHYKEGNLRAFCRAELLERMMPQLGVDPARFYFDYVSAAEAEKFSQATNDFVASIRALGGTAPGRYAK; translated from the coding sequence ATGAGTTGCCAAACAATGCCCAACGCAGCAGCACACCCCGCCCCGAAGATGATGAGCGACGGCGTCCCGGGCGAGGTCAGGGTCGTGGCCTTTCTCTGCAACTGGTGTTCCTATGCCGGAGCGGACAAGACCGGCATGAACCAACTGCCCGTCCCTGACGAACTGTCGGTCGTGCGCGTCATGTGTTCGGGCCGGGTCGAACCGACCCTGATTCTGGAGACGTTCCGGAAGGGTGCCGACGGGGTGATGGTGCTGGCCTGTCACCCGGGCGACTGCCACTACAAGGAGGGGAATCTGCGGGCCTTCTGTCGCGCCGAACTGTTGGAACGGATGATGCCCCAACTCGGCGTCGATCCGGCGCGTTTCTATTTCGATTACGTTTCCGCGGCAGAGGCGGAGAAATTTTCCCAGGCGACGAACGACTTCGTCGCCTCCATTCGCGCGCTGGGCGGCACGGCTCCGGGACGATACGCAAAGTGA
- a CDS encoding sulfurtransferase TusA family protein, which translates to MATQTLDCLGMKCPQPTLKVSILATKMKPGDILEVVADCSTFENDVREWCNRSKKTLLWVKDEGGGKKRVQIKF; encoded by the coding sequence ATGGCGACACAAACACTCGACTGTCTGGGAATGAAATGCCCGCAGCCAACCCTGAAGGTCAGCATCCTGGCAACGAAGATGAAGCCCGGCGATATCCTGGAAGTCGTCGCCGACTGCTCCACATTCGAAAACGACGTCCGGGAATGGTGCAACCGCTCGAAGAAGACTCTCCTCTGGGTCAAGGATGAGGGCGGCGGCAAGAAACGTGTTCAGATAAAATTCTGA
- a CDS encoding MBL fold metallo-hydrolase, whose protein sequence is MAAGTENLDEAVEISDGIFWVGTGSKSFLNRNSYLRLFNGGGQNAAMLMDPGPTSDFDTVVAKVVGAAGDIAKVNMLFVNHQDPDVVGSLPLLAKLNPHALFLASEDTWRLVSLNGLQGRDFRPVERFRNMRISLPSGHRLQFIPTPFCHFRGACMVYDLESRILFTGDLFGGIAASGLWADATNWAGIKAFHQLYMPSNDAIRLAVRRIRALDPQPIMLAPQHGGLIQGDLIGDFLDRMEQLQVGLDIIISLNDKLPALIAALNEIIAAVRAVLGEEPTRTVMSYFQPDGSYPAFFALSKEGTVMDIKGDAMESVESLIRAFFRHADAPRKSILKARILRMLLDHNLPPFDMLLEQEGGVAAELLEEVRDD, encoded by the coding sequence ATGGCAGCAGGGACGGAGAACCTTGACGAGGCGGTGGAGATCAGCGACGGCATCTTTTGGGTGGGGACGGGCAGTAAATCGTTTTTGAATCGCAACAGTTACCTGAGGCTGTTCAACGGCGGCGGCCAGAATGCCGCCATGCTGATGGACCCGGGCCCGACCTCGGATTTCGACACGGTCGTGGCCAAGGTGGTCGGCGCTGCCGGCGACATCGCAAAGGTCAACATGCTGTTCGTCAACCACCAGGACCCGGACGTGGTCGGCAGCCTGCCGCTGTTGGCCAAGCTCAATCCCCACGCTCTTTTTCTCGCCAGCGAGGATACCTGGCGGCTGGTCAGTCTGAACGGCCTGCAAGGCAGGGATTTCCGTCCCGTGGAGCGTTTCAGGAATATGCGCATCTCGCTCCCCTCGGGGCACCGCCTGCAATTCATTCCGACCCCGTTCTGCCATTTTCGGGGCGCCTGCATGGTATACGACCTGGAATCGCGGATACTCTTTACCGGCGACCTGTTCGGCGGGATCGCCGCCTCGGGGCTTTGGGCCGACGCGACCAACTGGGCGGGCATCAAAGCCTTCCATCAGCTCTACATGCCGAGCAACGATGCCATCCGGCTGGCGGTCCGGAGGATCAGGGCACTGGACCCGCAGCCGATCATGCTGGCTCCCCAGCACGGCGGCCTCATCCAGGGCGATCTGATCGGCGATTTCCTCGATCGCATGGAGCAACTCCAGGTGGGGCTGGATATCATCATCTCCCTGAACGATAAGCTGCCGGCGCTGATCGCCGCCCTCAACGAGATCATCGCTGCCGTGCGCGCGGTGCTGGGCGAGGAGCCGACGCGCACGGTGATGAGCTATTTTCAGCCCGACGGCAGTTACCCCGCCTTCTTCGCCCTCTCCAAGGAGGGGACGGTGATGGACATCAAGGGGGACGCGATGGAATCGGTGGAATCGCTGATCCGCGCCTTTTTCAGGCATGCCGATGCCCCCCGGAAAAGTATCCTCAAGGCACGCATCCTGCGGATGCTGCTCGATCACAACCTGCCTCCCTTCGACATGCTGCTGGAACAGGAGGGGGGCGTGGCGGCAGAGTTGCTCGAGGAAGTCCGCGATGACTGA
- a CDS encoding cupin domain-containing protein — MKTRFVPIILIALWGATGTCRANDYAGVTSRKLLTTSTASNGQKISYLATDQPEVTALVVELPPGGETGWHRHNVPVYAYVLSGSLDVEMADGRSYVFRQGDAIVGVQNLAQNVRTVGNEPARLVVFSTGEQDRPDVVKVERPKRALE, encoded by the coding sequence ATGAAGACTCGATTCGTACCCATCATCCTGATTGCGTTGTGGGGAGCAACCGGTACCTGCCGGGCCAACGACTATGCCGGCGTTACGAGCCGTAAGCTGCTGACCACCTCTACGGCCAGCAACGGCCAGAAGATCTCCTATCTGGCCACCGACCAGCCGGAGGTCACGGCGCTGGTGGTGGAACTCCCCCCCGGCGGCGAGACCGGCTGGCATCGGCATAACGTGCCGGTCTACGCCTATGTGCTGTCCGGTTCCCTGGACGTGGAGATGGCCGACGGCAGGAGTTATGTCTTCCGCCAGGGGGACGCCATCGTGGGGGTGCAGAATCTTGCCCAGAACGTCAGGACCGTGGGCAATGAGCCGGCACGGCTGGTGGTTTTCTCTACCGGCGAACAGGACCGTCCCGATGTGGTAAAGGTGGAGAGGCCGAAAAGGGCACTTGAATAG
- a CDS encoding SulP family inorganic anion transporter, giving the protein MKQSKLSQWLPKSVQALKGYTRADLAADTTSGITVGLVALPLAMAFGISSGVTPQAGIYTAVIAGFLISALGGSRTQIGGPTGAFVVVIAAIIARHGLSGLLMVTMMAGVILIFLGLTGLGNAVKFIPRPVVIGFTNGIAILIASTQFKDFLGLRVAAKVPSEFIERMRFIVLNLDRADLAAIVLAVASLAVILIVPRLTRRIPGSIVALLGATACVALLDLPVETIGSKFGGIPTGLPHLQIPQFRQELIIPLLPSALTVALLAAIESLLSAVVADSMSGDRHNSNVELVAQGVANLTVPLFGGIPVTGAIARTATNIRSGARSPFSGIIHALTLLCIIMFAAPLARFIPLATLAAVLFVVAYNMGEWHEIPMILRLNRKEISVWLITFVLTVAADLTIAVEVGMTLAALLYIYQVSRTTVVAPLTAEAIEKAKAHIVQDHSIPHYISMFHVQGPLLFGAAEKLTRMANSVERLQPIVILRLRYMTAIDATGLYAIEQFNEKLRESGRTLLLCGTRGQPKRLIYTSNLPHLLGARNILPNISSALHRAEDINGQFGGIGDEAAAGLAEAPV; this is encoded by the coding sequence ATGAAGCAGAGCAAGCTGTCGCAATGGCTGCCCAAGTCCGTCCAGGCGCTCAAGGGCTATACGAGGGCCGACCTGGCGGCCGACACGACCAGCGGCATCACGGTCGGCCTGGTGGCCCTGCCGTTGGCCATGGCCTTCGGCATTTCCTCCGGCGTCACGCCCCAGGCCGGCATCTATACGGCGGTCATCGCCGGTTTCCTGATCTCGGCCCTGGGCGGTTCGCGGACCCAGATCGGCGGTCCGACCGGGGCGTTCGTGGTGGTAATTGCCGCCATCATCGCCAGGCACGGCCTTTCGGGCCTGCTGATGGTCACCATGATGGCCGGCGTAATCCTGATTTTCCTGGGGCTGACCGGCCTGGGGAATGCGGTCAAATTCATACCCAGGCCGGTTGTCATCGGTTTTACCAACGGTATCGCCATCCTGATAGCCTCCACCCAGTTCAAGGATTTCCTGGGACTGCGGGTGGCCGCCAAGGTGCCCAGCGAGTTCATCGAGCGGATGCGTTTCATCGTCCTGAACCTGGATAGGGCTGACCTGGCCGCCATTGTGCTGGCCGTGGCCTCCCTGGCCGTCATCCTGATCGTACCGCGCTTAACCCGCCGCATACCCGGTTCGATCGTCGCCCTGCTGGGGGCCACGGCCTGTGTCGCCCTGTTGGATCTCCCGGTGGAGACCATCGGCAGCAAATTCGGCGGCATCCCCACCGGCTTGCCCCATCTGCAGATCCCCCAGTTTCGCCAGGAGTTGATTATTCCGCTGCTTCCCTCGGCCCTGACCGTGGCGCTCCTGGCGGCTATCGAGAGTCTGCTCTCGGCGGTGGTGGCCGATTCCATGAGCGGCGACCGCCACAACTCCAATGTGGAACTGGTGGCCCAGGGGGTCGCCAACCTGACGGTGCCGCTGTTCGGCGGCATTCCGGTAACCGGCGCCATTGCCCGCACCGCCACCAACATTCGTTCCGGGGCGCGCTCTCCCTTCTCCGGTATTATCCATGCCCTGACCCTGCTCTGCATCATCATGTTCGCCGCGCCGCTGGCCCGCTTCATCCCCCTTGCCACCCTGGCTGCGGTGCTGTTCGTCGTGGCCTACAACATGGGCGAGTGGCACGAGATACCCATGATCCTGCGCCTCAACCGGAAAGAGATATCCGTCTGGCTGATCACCTTCGTCCTGACCGTGGCGGCCGACCTCACCATCGCCGTGGAAGTGGGCATGACCCTGGCGGCGCTCCTGTACATCTACCAGGTCTCGCGCACCACCGTGGTGGCGCCCCTGACGGCCGAGGCCATCGAAAAGGCAAAGGCTCACATCGTGCAGGATCACAGCATCCCCCATTACATCAGCATGTTTCACGTGCAGGGGCCGCTTTTGTTCGGCGCGGCGGAAAAACTGACCCGCATGGCCAATTCGGTGGAGCGTCTGCAACCGATCGTTATCCTGAGGCTGCGCTATATGACCGCCATCGACGCCACGGGCCTGTATGCCATCGAACAATTCAACGAAAAGCTCCGCGAATCGGGGCGGACGCTGCTCCTGTGCGGCACCCGGGGCCAGCCCAAAAGATTGATCTACACCTCGAACCTGCCCCATCTCCTGGGGGCGCGTAATATCCTGCCCAACATCAGTTCGGCCCTGCACCGGGCCGAGGATATCAACGGACAGTTCGGCGGGATCGGCGACGAGGCGGCCGCCGGGTTGGCGGAGGCCCCGGTATAG
- a CDS encoding DMT family transporter: protein MSNILLVALMVCGGVAVAVQPSINARLAQKVGSYESSMISFAVGTLALLAVVMLTGRGTWRGVTAASWWELTGGLLGAFFVTLTIITVPRLGTAAVMAAIITGQLAAGAFLDHYGLFGLRHLPLTPQRFLGIVLLAAGAALIIRR, encoded by the coding sequence GTGAGCAACATTCTACTTGTTGCACTGATGGTCTGCGGTGGCGTGGCGGTTGCGGTACAGCCATCGATCAATGCCCGGCTGGCCCAGAAGGTCGGCAGTTATGAAAGTTCCATGATCTCATTTGCCGTGGGAACGCTGGCCCTGTTGGCGGTGGTCATGCTCACCGGGCGCGGGACGTGGCGCGGCGTCACTGCCGCCAGTTGGTGGGAGTTGACCGGCGGCCTCCTGGGTGCCTTTTTCGTCACTCTGACGATCATTACCGTGCCGCGCCTCGGGACGGCAGCCGTCATGGCAGCGATCATCACCGGGCAATTGGCCGCCGGGGCGTTCCTGGATCACTATGGGCTGTTCGGGCTGCGCCACCTGCCGCTCACCCCTCAGCGGTTCCTCGGCATCGTCCTTTTGGCTGCCGGTGCGGCACTCATAATCAGACGATAG
- a CDS encoding DUF2062 domain-containing protein, with translation MFNKKKLIQRFKALLSLDGHPAHIAAGFAVGVFISFTPFFGLHTPLAIALAFVFRLNKVSCISGAWVNTPFTVVPTLALSYKLGRYLRGKPVNELALKGLEWQYIKPYAKSLLLGCSIIGFISAVAAYFLCYWLVVVFRRRDASMTEITREMEEVGEDLE, from the coding sequence ATGTTCAATAAGAAAAAACTCATACAACGGTTCAAGGCCCTCCTGTCGCTGGACGGTCATCCCGCCCATATTGCGGCCGGCTTTGCGGTCGGTGTTTTCATCAGCTTCACCCCCTTCTTCGGTCTCCACACCCCCCTGGCCATCGCCCTGGCTTTCGTCTTTCGCCTCAACAAGGTCAGCTGCATCAGCGGCGCCTGGGTCAACACGCCGTTTACCGTGGTGCCGACCTTGGCGCTCAGCTACAAGCTCGGCAGATACCTGCGGGGAAAGCCGGTTAACGAACTGGCGCTCAAGGGACTGGAATGGCAGTATATCAAGCCCTACGCCAAATCCCTGCTGCTGGGCTGCTCCATCATCGGCTTCATCTCGGCAGTGGCGGCCTATTTTCTCTGCTATTGGCTGGTGGTCGTCTTCCGACGCCGGGATGCCTCAATGACGGAGATAACGAGGGAGATGGAAGAGGTGGGAGAAGACTTGGAATAG
- a CDS encoding inorganic phosphate transporter — translation MLDPVLVMLCLVILAALLFDYINGFHDTANAIATCVSTRALSVKAAICMAAVLNFAGAMISTKVASTIGKGIVDSANITQMVVLAGILGAIIWNLITWYYGLPSSSSHAIIGGLMGSVYAHAGLGALKWGGLEKIVLALLISPILGTIVGFAFMLFLYRVFHNSAPSALNKYFRRLQVLSAAFMAFSHGTADAQKSMGVITMALVSYGFLKTFAVPWEVMVACATAMACGTALGGWRIIKTVGRDFVKLQPVHGFCVETASAGVILGASALGMPTSTTHVITSTILGVGLSKRLTAVNWKVAQRIVLAWVLTIPASGLMAYLAYQVLSPLLGR, via the coding sequence ATGCTTGATCCGGTCTTGGTGATGCTTTGCCTGGTCATCCTGGCGGCGCTTCTGTTCGACTATATCAACGGATTCCACGATACGGCCAATGCCATCGCAACCTGTGTCTCGACCCGGGCGCTCTCGGTAAAGGCCGCCATCTGCATGGCTGCGGTGCTCAACTTCGCCGGCGCCATGATCTCCACCAAGGTGGCCTCCACCATCGGCAAGGGGATCGTGGACAGCGCCAACATCACCCAGATGGTGGTTCTGGCCGGTATCCTCGGCGCGATCATCTGGAACCTGATCACCTGGTATTACGGGCTTCCTTCCTCGTCCTCCCATGCCATCATCGGCGGCCTCATGGGTTCGGTGTATGCCCATGCCGGCCTCGGCGCGCTCAAATGGGGCGGTCTGGAAAAGATCGTTCTCGCCCTGCTGATCTCCCCCATATTGGGGACCATCGTTGGCTTCGCTTTCATGTTGTTCCTCTACCGCGTCTTCCACAACAGCGCCCCAAGCGCGCTCAACAAGTATTTTCGCCGCTTGCAGGTCCTTTCGGCGGCCTTCATGGCTTTCTCCCATGGGACGGCCGATGCCCAGAAATCCATGGGGGTCATCACCATGGCGCTGGTCAGTTACGGTTTCCTGAAAACCTTCGCGGTTCCCTGGGAGGTGATGGTGGCCTGCGCCACCGCCATGGCCTGTGGAACGGCCCTCGGGGGCTGGCGTATCATCAAGACCGTGGGGCGTGATTTCGTCAAGCTCCAGCCGGTGCACGGCTTCTGCGTGGAAACCGCTTCGGCCGGGGTTATCCTGGGGGCGTCGGCTTTGGGCATGCCCACCAGCACGACCCATGTCATCACGTCCACCATCCTGGGCGTCGGGCTTTCCAAGCGGCTCACGGCGGTCAACTGGAAGGTGGCCCAGCGTATCGTGCTGGCCTGGGTACTGACCATCCCGGCTTCGGGGTTGATGGCCTATCTGGCCTATCAGGTGCTGAGTCCGCTGCTCGGCAGGTAG
- a CDS encoding DUF47 domain-containing protein translates to MFGLIPKEEKFFQLFKQMTENTIEGALALKDMLDNFENPAASQRKIKDIEHNGDSLTHEIIQKLNKTFVTPFDREDIYALSSALDDILDLIDASAQRIIMYNAETIPHEAKSLGFIILQSCQVVDKAVAMLGKQSNEHIFEACVEINALENEADRVSREAISRLFDEEKDPIQLIKWKEIFETLEKATDKCEDAANILESVVVKNA, encoded by the coding sequence ATGTTCGGATTGATCCCCAAGGAAGAAAAATTTTTCCAACTATTCAAGCAGATGACGGAAAACACCATCGAGGGCGCCCTGGCCCTCAAGGATATGCTCGACAATTTTGAGAACCCCGCTGCCAGCCAGCGCAAAATCAAGGATATCGAACACAACGGCGACTCGCTCACCCACGAGATTATCCAGAAGCTGAACAAAACCTTCGTCACCCCTTTTGACCGGGAGGATATCTATGCCTTGTCCAGTGCCTTGGACGACATCCTCGATCTGATCGACGCCTCGGCCCAGCGGATCATCATGTATAACGCGGAGACCATCCCCCACGAGGCCAAGTCGCTCGGTTTCATCATCCTCCAGTCGTGCCAGGTCGTGGACAAGGCCGTGGCCATGCTGGGCAAACAGTCGAACGAACATATCTTCGAGGCGTGTGTGGAGATCAATGCCTTGGAAAACGAGGCCGACCGGGTATCCCGCGAGGCTATCAGCCGCCTGTTCGATGAGGAAAAGGACCCGATCCAACTGATCAAATGGAAGGAAATCTTCGAGACGCTGGAAAAGGCCACCGACAAGTGCGAAGACGCTGCCAACATCCTCGAGAGCGTGGTGGTGAAAAATGCTTGA